In a genomic window of Platichthys flesus chromosome 24, fPlaFle2.1, whole genome shotgun sequence:
- the LOC133950339 gene encoding transmembrane protein 151A, whose amino-acid sequence MPTEEETATAEEPILEEGSGREQQRPVQQSLASSLCRESHWKCLVLTLLMYGCFATLAWCALCRVPVLGSSSIPLGAADDATAAAYYDILHLESPCSSGYVYIPLAFLAMLYVVYLVECWHCFSKTAMLAHAEFQEVYERVQRLQQATPCIWWKAISYHYVRRTRQVTRYRNGDAYTTTQVYHERVNTHASSSEFDYGRYGVKDVSKHLLDLQLHPAVRLRFTKCFSFSSARAEAAYLTQRARFFGENEGLDDYMEAREGMHLKNVDFREHILAFPDPTHQPWFARHRVFWLASAFLLSWPLRVVSEHRTAYVHYHVEKLFGEDEDGGGGGGPGGGGPGGGGTDGGTENGIRPGGISIGIGLNGTSYRAISRVNTVDMTELEWHIRCNQQMVPSYSEALLMDLDISGGTNPTVSTPVSGPTGSTPSTVTNPPSLTLPVVFNSAYLLQSCPRCRRTTSSSSLPSRLRASMGTTALLNATVAGIRAAGPGGGAIGGRLVLSRSGFSLGRLAGGRQNSLFHSRSMGGGLGGSREEGGGSAGGGGGGGGGGGGGGGGGGGGFLGLGSRQDNEETRGVLEGEGDDDEEEEQEEEERREDRGRERNDEGEQDNGVGGEAREGDRERPPSYQDAFFFPVLIIHGEESCHAGDDM is encoded by the exons CAGCGGCCAGTCCAACAGTCTCTGGCCTCGTCCCTGTGTCGGGAGTCCCACTGGAAGTGCCTCGTCCTGACCCTCCTCATGTATGGCTGCTTCGCCACACTGGCATGGTGCGCTCTCTGCCGGGTGCCGGTTCTCGGCTCCTCCTCCATACCGCTCGGGGCCGCCGACGACGCCACCGCGGCGGCCTATTACGACATCCTGCACTTGGAGAGCCCGTGCTCCAGTGGCTACGTCTACATCCCCCTGGCCTTCCTCGCCATGCTTTACGTGGTGTACTTGGTGGAGTGCTGGCACTGCTTCTCCAAGACGGCCATGTTGGCTCATGCTGAATTCCAG GAAGTGTACGAGCGCGTGCAGAGGCTCCAGCAGGCCACACCCTGTATTTGGTGGAAGGCCATCAGCTACCACTACGTGAGGAGGACGAGACAGGTGACGAGATACCGCAACGGAGATGCGTACACGACCACACAG GTCTACCATGAACGGGTGAACACTCACGCCTCCAGCTCGGAGTTCGACTACGGCCGTTACGGCGTCAAAGACGTGTCCAAGCATCTGCTGGACCTGCAGCTGCACCCTGCCGTGCGCCTCCGCTTTACCAAGTGTTTCAG CTTCTCCAGTGCACGTGCTGAAGCTGCCTACCTCACCCAG CGAGCTCGCTTCTTCGGGGAGAACGAGGGCCTTGACGACTACATGGAGGCCAGGGAGGGAATGCACCTGAAGAACGTGGATTTCCGCGAGCACATCCTGGCGTTCCCGGATCCTACCCATCAGCCGTGGTTTGCCAGGCACAGGGTGTTCTGGCTGGCTTCGGCTTTCCTCCTGTCGTGGCCGCTGCGGGTGGTGTCCGAACATCGCACGGCATACGTCCACTACCACGTGGAGAAGTTGTTCGGGGAGGATGAGGACGGCGGCGGGGGAGGAGGaccaggtggaggaggaccGGGTGGAGGTGGGACTGATGGCGGCACTGAGAACGGAATCCGCCCGGGAGGGATTAGTATTGGGATTGGTCTGAACGGGACGAGCTACAGAGCCATCTCCCGGGTCAACACTGTGGACATGACAGAACTGGAGTGGCACATCCGCTGTAACCAACAGATGGTCCCAAGCTACTCTGAAGCCCTCCTCATGGACTTGGACATAAGTGGGGGGACAAACCCCACTGTTTCTACCCCTGTCTCTGGGCCTACGGGCAGCACCCCCAGCACGGTAACCAACCCGCCTTCTCTGACTCTGCCCGTGGTGTTCAACTCCGCTTACCTCCTGCAGAGCTGTCCTCGATGTCGGAGGACAACCTCGAGCTCCAGTCTTCCCTCCAGGCTAAGAGCCTCGATGGGAACCACGGCCCTCCTGAACGCCACCGTGGCAGGGATCAGGGCAGCAGGGCCGGGTGGTGGGGCCATAGGAGGGAGGTTGGTGCTCAGTCGGAGTGGATTCTCACTCGGGAGACTGGCAGGAGGACGCCAAAACAGCCTGTTTCATTCAAGAAGCATGGGGGGAGGGCTCGGAGGAAGTcgggaagagggaggaggaagtgcCGGAGGCGGAGGTGGGGGaggcggtggtggtggcggaggtggaggaggaggaggtggaggattcCTCGGGTTGGGTTCAAGACAGGACAATGAGGAAACCAGAGGAGTCCTAGAAGGAGAAGGGgatgacgatgaagaggaggagcaggaggaggaggagagaagggaagacCGGGGAAGAGAAAGGAATGATGAAGGAGAGCAGGACAACGGCGTGGGAGGAGAGGCGAGGGAGGGCGATAGGGAGCGTCCTCCATCCTACCAGGATGCGTTCTTCTTCCCTGTCCTCATTATACACGGAGAGGAGAGCTGCCATGCTGGAGACGACATGTGA